Proteins from one Fragaria vesca subsp. vesca linkage group LG6, FraVesHawaii_1.0, whole genome shotgun sequence genomic window:
- the LOC101302578 gene encoding uncharacterized protein LOC101302578 translates to MENYRSKSCRDERNMQMEVYYGGSRDERNMQMDVYYGGKAAPPPPTSMRDLKSYSVNYGGSGSSGAYPNHQIVKDVKIKKGKSSLGTSTSKIWSLADPELQRKKRVAGYKVYSAEEKMKGSFKKSFKWIKSTYTQVVYGWR, encoded by the coding sequence ATGGAGAATTACAGATCCAAGTCCTGTAGAGATGAGAGGAACATGCAGATGGAGGTCTACTATGGAGGCAGCAGAGATGAAAGGAATATGCAGATGGATGTCTACTATGGAGGCAAGGCAGCTCCACCACCACCAACAAGCATGAGAGATCTCAAGAGTTACAGTGTCAACTATGGTGGCTCTGGTAGTTCTGGTGCATACCCAAATCATCAGATTGTTAAAGATGTCAAGATCAAGAAAGGGAAGAGCAGTTTGGGGACATCCACTTCAAAGATCTGGAGCTTGGCTGACCCAGAATTGCAGAGGAAGAAGAGGGTTGCTGGATATAAAGTCTATTCAGCTGAGGAGAAGATGAAAGGGTCTTTCAAGAAGAGCTTCAAGTGGATCAAGAGCACCTACACTCAAGTAGTCTATGGCTGGCGATGA